A stretch of the Glutamicibacter sp. JL.03c genome encodes the following:
- a CDS encoding ABC-F family ATP-binding cassette domain-containing protein — protein MISVANLELRVGARLLMDEVNFRIDKGDKIGLVGRNGAGKTTMTKVLAGESQPTAGEVVHKGSIGYLPQDPKTPDMEQLARDRILGARGLDVVVGKLAKNRDEMASDDPAVSAKAMRRYDRLEAEFIAAGGYAAESEAAAICANLDLPDRILDQPLRTLSGGQRRRVELARILYSDAETLLLDEPTNHLDVDSINWLRDFIKNYPGGVLMISHDTGLMEETVNKVLNLDANRGVVDVYNMNWKRYKIQRETDERARKRERANIEKKASVLLTQANRMKARASGASAAQSMLKRVDRMLSGLQEERASDKVAALRFPDPAPCGKTPLMAEGLSKAYGSLEIFNDVSLAIDRGSKVVILGLNGAGKTTLLRMLAGVAEPDTGKIVPGHGLKIGYFAQEHDTLDAEATVLENMRRNAPEHLNDADVRSILGSFLFVGDDVSKPAGVLSGGEKTRLALATIVASSANVLLLDEPTNNLDPASRAEVLGALSTFPGAVVMVSHDEGAVMSLKPERVVILPDGDEDLFSEDYLELVSLT, from the coding sequence ATGATTTCCGTAGCCAACCTTGAGCTACGCGTCGGCGCCCGCTTGCTGATGGACGAAGTGAACTTCCGCATCGACAAGGGCGACAAGATCGGACTGGTGGGACGTAACGGCGCCGGCAAGACCACGATGACCAAGGTCCTCGCTGGTGAGAGCCAGCCAACCGCTGGCGAAGTAGTCCACAAGGGATCCATCGGCTACCTTCCGCAGGACCCGAAGACCCCGGATATGGAGCAGCTGGCCCGCGACCGTATTCTCGGCGCCCGTGGCCTCGACGTCGTTGTAGGCAAGCTCGCGAAGAACCGCGACGAGATGGCCAGCGATGATCCTGCGGTTTCGGCCAAAGCCATGCGCCGCTATGACCGGCTGGAAGCCGAGTTCATCGCCGCCGGTGGCTACGCTGCCGAGTCTGAAGCCGCAGCCATTTGCGCCAACCTGGATTTGCCAGATCGCATTCTCGACCAGCCGCTGCGCACGCTTTCCGGCGGCCAGCGCCGCCGTGTGGAGCTGGCCCGAATCCTGTACTCGGACGCGGAAACCCTGCTGCTTGACGAGCCGACGAACCACTTGGATGTCGACTCGATCAACTGGCTGCGCGACTTCATCAAGAACTACCCAGGCGGCGTGCTGATGATCAGCCACGACACCGGGCTGATGGAAGAGACCGTCAACAAGGTCCTGAATCTGGACGCGAACCGTGGCGTGGTTGACGTCTACAACATGAACTGGAAGCGCTACAAGATCCAGCGTGAGACCGACGAGCGCGCCCGCAAGCGCGAACGCGCCAACATCGAGAAGAAGGCTTCGGTCCTGCTCACCCAGGCCAACCGCATGAAGGCCCGTGCTTCCGGCGCGTCGGCCGCGCAGTCCATGCTCAAGCGTGTTGACCGCATGCTCTCGGGGCTGCAGGAAGAGCGTGCCTCCGACAAGGTCGCCGCCCTGCGCTTCCCGGATCCGGCTCCTTGCGGCAAGACTCCTCTGATGGCCGAGGGGCTGTCAAAGGCCTATGGCTCGCTGGAAATCTTCAACGATGTCTCGCTGGCAATCGACCGAGGCTCCAAGGTCGTCATCCTGGGTCTGAACGGCGCCGGCAAGACCACCTTGCTGCGCATGCTCGCCGGTGTCGCCGAACCTGATACCGGAAAGATTGTTCCCGGCCATGGCCTGAAGATCGGCTACTTCGCCCAGGAACACGACACCCTGGATGCTGAAGCCACGGTGCTGGAGAATATGCGCCGCAATGCGCCAGAGCACCTCAACGACGCCGACGTGCGATCTATCCTTGGTTCGTTCCTCTTTGTCGGCGATGACGTGTCCAAGCCTGCCGGGGTGCTCTCCGGTGGCGAGAAGACCCGCCTGGCTCTGGCGACCATCGTGGCCTCCAGCGCCAATGTCCTGCTGCTTGACGAGCCGACCAACAACCTCGACCCGGCATCCCGTGCCGAGGTGCTCGGTGCGCTATCCACCTTCCCGGGTGCCGTGGTGATGGTCAGCCACGATGAGGGCGCAGTGATGTCTTTGAAGCCCGAGCGTGTGGTCATCCTGCCTGACGGCGACGAAGATCTGTTCAGCGAGGATTACCTGGAACTGGTCTCGCTGACTTAG
- a CDS encoding GTP pyrophosphokinase family protein, with translation MTESQHEPKNDEFSEHIENSVEQYKSVAGELNTVMSAMKAKIRGLFAQSEVQPLFITGRVKSPQSFRAKASRRLQETTESAPVLEFPNPLREIHDMVGIRIIVMLPHEIQQVASLIKAHRDSFDCRSDREKDIGSVESGTYGYSSRHLLLKTRSEPTVRKFQEALGKPVVASGNFVFEVQIRTVLQHAWSEMEHDIRFKHPGEAAWNPQIDRHFTATAAMLETVEDYFTDIDELYHRLNGYHDEKGSGAEPLTDEKIGEIWQTLLPHVDRKRDDDWSWASELLDAHEINQTWQLAQLLDANVVTDVRAALDHRYSPGPDRLLDDVLLWRFGKEHIDKTSGGDLRREGSLRRRLIQMKDYRSQLGR, from the coding sequence ATGACGGAATCCCAGCATGAGCCAAAGAACGACGAGTTCTCGGAGCACATCGAGAACTCCGTTGAACAGTACAAGTCTGTCGCCGGCGAGCTGAATACCGTCATGTCTGCCATGAAGGCAAAGATCCGCGGACTCTTTGCCCAAAGCGAAGTCCAGCCCTTGTTCATCACCGGCCGGGTCAAGTCACCGCAATCATTCCGCGCGAAGGCATCGCGCCGATTGCAGGAAACGACCGAGAGCGCCCCGGTGCTCGAATTCCCCAATCCGCTGCGCGAAATTCACGACATGGTCGGGATCCGCATCATCGTGATGCTGCCGCATGAAATCCAGCAGGTGGCAAGCCTGATCAAAGCCCACCGTGACTCCTTCGACTGCCGCAGCGACCGCGAGAAGGACATCGGCTCGGTGGAATCGGGAACCTACGGCTACTCGTCGAGGCACCTGCTGCTCAAGACCCGCAGCGAACCGACTGTCCGGAAGTTCCAGGAAGCGCTGGGAAAGCCCGTGGTTGCCAGTGGGAACTTCGTGTTCGAAGTCCAGATCCGCACGGTGCTGCAGCACGCGTGGAGCGAGATGGAACACGATATCCGGTTCAAGCATCCCGGTGAGGCCGCATGGAATCCCCAGATCGACCGCCACTTCACCGCAACCGCAGCCATGCTGGAAACGGTGGAAGACTACTTCACCGACATCGACGAGCTGTACCATCGGCTCAACGGGTACCACGACGAAAAGGGCTCCGGTGCCGAGCCATTGACCGACGAGAAAATCGGCGAAATCTGGCAAACCCTGCTCCCGCACGTTGACCGTAAACGCGACGATGACTGGTCGTGGGCATCAGAACTGCTCGATGCGCACGAGATCAACCAGACTTGGCAGCTGGCTCAGCTCCTAGATGCCAATGTGGTGACCGATGTGCGTGCCGCGTTGGATCATCGCTATTCGCCGGGCCCGGATCGCCTGCTGGATGATGTGCTGCTCTGGCGTTTCGGCAAGGAGCACATCGACAAGACCAGCGGTGGAGATCTTCGTCGTGAAGGCTCGCTGCGTCGCCGCCTGATCCAGATGAAGGACTACCGTTCCCAGCTGGGACGGTAG
- a CDS encoding DUF2637 domain-containing protein, producing MEEKNPEVPNEPHNAVLGTAVGATVLIAVGAFVLSFAALTDLAERSGISPRLAWIWPIIIDGMIVAATVAIVALNGFSRKAMIYPWSLLFFGAIVSTAANSTHAILTVDSIENGVPPLVSALVAAMPPIVLLAITHLTVHMYQKKSWAAKIHADLAYDEEQENARKYGVAYDDGYNAALTDAQTAEDERMAALAQEHQDALARARAEGIASARADAKVTPIKQNTQPAKNTAQPKAGQSQPTDDKAPLYDDLAKTLNRP from the coding sequence ATGGAAGAAAAAAACCCTGAGGTCCCGAACGAACCGCACAACGCAGTCCTAGGTACCGCCGTTGGCGCAACGGTCCTGATTGCCGTTGGCGCATTCGTGCTCTCCTTCGCCGCACTGACCGACTTGGCAGAACGCTCGGGCATCAGCCCGCGCCTGGCATGGATCTGGCCAATCATCATTGACGGCATGATCGTGGCCGCCACCGTCGCGATTGTTGCCCTGAACGGCTTCAGCCGCAAGGCCATGATCTACCCGTGGTCGCTGTTGTTCTTCGGCGCGATCGTTTCGACCGCAGCGAACTCCACGCACGCCATCTTGACCGTGGATTCCATAGAAAACGGCGTGCCGCCACTGGTTTCAGCATTGGTCGCAGCCATGCCGCCAATCGTCCTCTTGGCCATTACCCACTTGACCGTGCACATGTACCAGAAGAAGTCGTGGGCCGCGAAAATCCACGCGGACCTGGCCTATGACGAAGAGCAGGAGAATGCCCGGAAGTACGGCGTGGCCTACGACGACGGCTACAACGCCGCGTTGACCGACGCCCAGACCGCTGAAGATGAGCGCATGGCTGCCTTGGCCCAGGAGCACCAGGACGCCCTGGCTCGTGCCCGCGCCGAGGGCATTGCCAGCGCACGCGCTGATGCCAAGGTCACCCCGATCAAGCAGAACACCCAGCCTGCAAAGAACACTGCCCAGCCTAAGGCCGGGCAGTCGCAGCCAACCGACGACAAAGCTCCACTGTATGACGACCTGGCCAAGACCCTGAACCGCCCATAA